The Oncorhynchus mykiss isolate Arlee chromosome 5, USDA_OmykA_1.1, whole genome shotgun sequence DNA window gagacagactagGGTCATGCAGTtatggggggcggggggggggggggggggggggtcagtggcCCTGAGGTGAGAGGTCAGGGGTACATGGCTGTGACCCTGTGCTTGGTATACGTGCCAGGTCTACGTCGTACCACAATAGCAAGAGCAGCGCTTGCAACAGAAGAACAGAAGAGAGTAGCAACGTATTGACCCATAGTAGAACCACAGCATGTCCCAAAAAAAACCTTACTAACGAGACCATTGGAAAATCAATTCATTGGTTTAAATCCCATTTCAATCAATGTAATTAAATCAATTCATTGTCAACCAAAATGGGACGACAGTCAGAGGAAAGATCAAAGCGATAACAGAAAAAAGACATATAAAAACATTCAGGGAAAAGAGTTAGTACCAGTAGCTCTCTTTCCTAACTACAGCAGGTAGTGACCGACAAAGAAAGCAGGGGAAATAGTTCACAACATCTGTTAGGTAGTGGTCTGTGTGTTTATTTAGCTGCTACAATTAGATTTCAGAGTTAGTCAAACTGAGGAATATTGAACCTAAGCCCAAAAAGCTGAAGCACAGTTGCTGGTGtggtacacgtgtgtgtgtgtgtgtggtcacagcCATCGTCagggctagtgtgtgtgtgtgtgtgtgtgtgtacctggggctCTGTGGTGGCAGGGCCTAGATGAGGAGGAGGGACACTGGGGAGAGCTGTGGGAGTTTGGTTACTCCAGGAGGTAACTGTAGAGGCAGACCTCACCTggagaacacacatacacacagtccgcatggtacacacacacacaccaatgatgAACACACAATGGAGGAGCCCCGACAAAAACAACCCCAGCTcaacactagaggtcgaccgattaatcggaatggccgattaattttCAGAATCgctaatcggcatttttggacaccgattgtggCTGAttaaaaaaattttaaaaaagtttatttacctttatttaactaggcaagtcagttaagaacacattcttattttcaataaaggcctaggaaaggtgggttaactgccttgttcaggggcagaacgacagatttgctcagggattcgatcttacaaccttctggttaccacctgccttacattgcactccacgaggagtgcgtggcaggctgaccacctgttacacgagtgcagcaaggagccaaggtaagttgctagctagcattaaacttcttacaaaaaacaatcttaacataatcactagttaactacacatggttgatgatattaccagtttatctagcttgtcctgcatttgcatataatcgatgcggtgcctgttaatttatcattgaatcatagcctacttcgccaaacaggtgatCATTTAACAAGCGTGTTCgcaaaaaaaagcactgtcgttgcaccaatgtgtacctaaccataaacatgaatgcctttctttaaaatcaatacaagtatatatttttaaacctgcatatttagttaatattgcctgctaacattactttcttataactagggaaattgtgtcacttctcttgcgttcagtgcaagcagagtcagggtatatgcagcagtttgggctgcctggctcgttcagaactgtgtgaagactatttcttcctaacaaagacagtaattaatttgccagaattgtacataattatgacataacactgaaggttgtacaatgtaacagcaatacttagacttatggatgccacccgttagataaaatacggaacggttcagtatttcactgaaagaataaacattttgttttcgaaattatagtttccagaTATGACCATAATGACCTAAgcctcatatttctgtgtgttatgttataattaagtctatgatttgatatagcagtctgactgaacggtggtaggcagcagcaggctcgtaagcattcattcaaacagcaccttcctgcgtttgccagcagctcttcgctgtgcttcaagcattgagctgtttatgacttcaagcctatcaactcccgagattaggcagGTGTAACCAATgagaaatggctagctagttagcggggtgcgcgctaatagcggttcaatcggtgatgtccctcgctttgagaccttgaagtagttgttccccttgctctgcaagggccgcggcttttgtggagcgatgggtaacgatgcttcgaggggtggctattgtcgatgtgttcctggttcgagcccaggtaggggcgtggagagggacggaagctataatgttacactggcaatactaaagtgcctataagaacatccaatagtcaaaggttcatgttaaaaggaaccaccagctttcatatgttctcatgttctgagcacttttactttcttctccaacactttgtttgtgCATTATTTAagccaaattgaacatgtttcattatttgaggtTAAATTGATTTATGgatttattatattaagttaaaataagtgttcatttagtattattgtaattgtcattattacaaataaatataaacaaacaaaaaaattggccgattaatcggtatcggccttttttTGGCCcttcaataatcggtatcggcgttaaaatcataatcggtcgacctctactcaacACCAGAGTCAGCGGCCATCGGCCACACAACATGTGGGAACAAGACCAAAAGGGCACCCAGACAGCATCAGAATCAAGAGAGGATCATCAACCACTTAGGGGCTAATGAGGAGGCTGTGTGAGTGACTGTCACTTACCGGCTGGTAATACTGTTGCGGTGCGGTGGCAGCGGCAGGCACAGGGGCCAGAGCGGGCTGCTGGGTCACCATAGAAGGCTGGGCAGGGGTGAAGAGCTGCCTGGGCTGGGCAGCTGTGGGCTGAGGGGATGGGAGTTGGGCTACTGGGGCTGCAGCTGGAGCCTGTTGACCCAGAGCTCTGCTGAGACGGTCACGCAGCTGCTGCACCGCAACCTGGAGGTGGAGAAAATACCGCCGAATTAGAAGCAGTAGAATGGACATTACGTTCCGGCTCTGAACGAGTAACCCGAGGCAGATTGTGGGACAAATGTATTGTGTATATCATTCACCTGCTCTGTGTTCTGGGGCAGGTATGCAATGGCGTTGGTGAGGCTGCCCTGGGAGGCCAGCAGGCTGGCATACTGACTCATCTTCTCCCCCAGTAGAAGCCCCACAGCACAGGGATCAGACTCCTGGTTCTGCTCTACCGCCTTGCGGAGCACCACCACCTTCTCGACCAGATCCTGCCGCAATACAAACATTACATAGAGttagacccacacacacacaaaccagacgtacactccacacacacacccgcgtacctgcagagagagagggcagtgtCTGTCCTGTGCTCTGGTCCAGCAGGTCACCAGTTTCTCCACGTTGCCAGCGCAGATGTAACACAGACAAGCCTGAGCCTGCAGCGTGCAGTCCTCCACAGCCTCCAGTCTGCAGCCCAGCAGGTCTACAGAGACAGCAGCACAGTTGGGTTCAAAATTCACAACTGGTTCACACGGCAGCAATGGAAAGAAACTTTGAAAGGGAAGGCCAGTGAGGGAGAGCGTGAAAGGCCCCGCATGGTCAATCCGTCGTCTGCATTGATCATGCAGCATTTATAGTGatacggcctctgcagaagtcagggcattcatacttcttgcgcgTCGCTGAGGAGCAAAATTGTGAAGGAAGTGAgcttgtgtttatacaggacctgcCGCCCCCAACCAATCATGTACAGCGCAAAGCTATacggagccctccgcattgttacaaaTGTACAAAATCTGGGAGGCGCACGGCGATGCAGGagcaagcataaattggctttaagggagagtgtgtgaaagagggagagagaaagtgtccGTTCCTACCACACAGAGAGGAGAACTCCTCGGGCTGAGCATAGGTCATGACTGCAGCCAGAGCTTCCTTCCAGTTCTGCAGCTCACAGGTCTGCAGCACGTCACGCCAGTCCCTCATCACCACCGCACTGATCAGctgttaataaaaaaataaatctaaatCGTCAATAGCGTAGACCTCCCTCTGATCAGCTGCGAGACCAAATAATGGCCATAATCAATATTGTTCACGTCCCTCTGCCAGTTCCTCAACCCCACCAATCAGCTGCAGGAGACACTGAAAGTAAATCAGTAGCAGAACAGTAGCAAATACCACAGATCAACTACCTGATCACATGACCATGACACTGACTGACATCATGGTCACGGTGCTCGTCACCTTGGTGATCTTGCAGTGACCAGTGCTGGGTTACCTTGGTGATCTTGCTGTGAGTCTTGGTGAAGTACTTCCTCTGTGTTTTCTCCAGAAGCTCCGCCCCTCCGGCGATGGCCAGGATGATGCTGTCAGCCATGCGGTTGTCATGGAGACAGAGTTCCACTGCGCCCTGGAAGTCACCCGTCAGCAGGGCCTGGGTGATCAGGCCATCCACACCTGACGGGACAAAACCAACAACGGTTTGCTTTTTAAAACTTTGACAAAAAAACAGCAGCATGCAGTCAACCTAAAAATAAGAGATTCAGATTGATATTAACGGATCGTTACCTTGACTGACGCGGAGTTTAATGCCCTCTGGGACTGGAGCCTCCCCTGGCAGGCTGGCCTCTGCTGGTGGAGCCGCCTCCTGACAGACCAGAGGGGGAGTTGATCAAATGTTATTTGACCGAGAGCAGTACCGTCCCTGGAGTGTCAGTACAACTCCAACTACTGCGTAAATCTGTTGATGTCAACGGGAGATTTCCTCGGAAGCATAACAAGTGTTATTCCGTACCGCCATACCATCTACTCAGAGCTTTACATATAACCATAAAACAGCAAAGGGAAACTAAATGAACAGGTGTGAGTCTACCCCAGAGAGAAAGTTAAAGTTGAAGgaaaataggggggggggggtaaaagaaATTGGGCGAGTTACTTATAGTTAGAGATGAGACACTATGTGAAAGCAATGTCACAACATAACCGGAGCAACATAATGACATAGCAGCACCAATATAATAGGTTTACAGTTTTAGCGATGAACAACGATAACGACAAAGCAATAATAGTACGATGCGCCACTCTCTCTCTGGGATGGACTGACGGGATGAGAAGAAGGTACCTCCTCCAGAGGAATCTCTTCATTTACTGGCATCTCTTCCTGGGCGATGGGCTCAGCTCCAAGGCCTTCTGTTAGGTCTACTTCTGCTGCCAATGGTTCCAGACGTCCTGTCACTTCCACTTCTGCTGCTGGCTGGAGGTTTGCAGCAGCGATGAGGTCAAATGGATCTTCCGCTTCTGGTTCCAGAGCAGGTGTGAGTTCCACTTCTGCTGCTGGCTGGAGGTTTGTAGCAGCGATGAGGTCAAATGGATCTTCCGCTTCTGGAGCAGGTGAGAGTTCCACTTCCGCTGCTGGCTGGAGGTTTGCAGCAGCGATGAGGTCAAATGGATCTTCCGCTTCTGGAGCAGGTGAGAGTTCCACTTCCGCTGCTGGCTGGAGGTTTGTAGCAGCGATGAGGTCAAATGGATCTTCCGCTTCTGGAGCAGGTGTGAGTTCCACTTCTGCTGCTGGCTGGAGGTTTGCAGCAGCGATGAGGTCAAATGGATCTTCAGGCGGGAGTCCAGGGTCTGCTAGAGGCTGCAAGGTGGATACAGGAGGAGCCAGGTCCAGCTGGACTGCCGACTGCAGACTGGGCATTGTTGATGTCGGGTCGAAGACGGGTACAGCCTGTAAGTCCACCTGGTTGAACGCAGAAACAGGCTGTAAGTCGACTTGGTTGAACTGAAATACAGGCTGCAAGGGCACCGGGTCAAATTCTAAGACATGCTGCAAAGCTACCTGGTTAAATTCAGATACAGGCAGTGAGTTCACTTGGTTGAACTCTGTTGGAGGCTGGAGGGAAAAGGGGGCAGTGGGATCAAACATGGGTGCTTGCTGCAGGTCAGCTGGGGGGGGCAGAGCTGGGGGGGCCAGAGTAGGGTCAGACTCTGACAGGAGAGCAACGGGAGCAACAGGGGCAAGAAGCTGGGGTTCTGCGCTGAGGTCAAGAGTAAGAACAGGCTCCGATTGGAGGACAGGCATAGGATCAGAAGCTGAAAGGTCACCGCTGGGCGGGGGAGCAAGCTCTGGCTGGGGTCCAGGTTCGGGCTGGAGGGCGGGCTCAAGCGGCGGTTCGGGGGTGGGCTCAACAGTAGCAGCCTCAGGCATGGGAGGAAGGACCTCAGGCTCCGTGTTGAGCTGGGGAGCAGGAAAAGGCACTACCTCTGGTTCTGGTCCAGGATCAGCCTCAGGTTCAGGCACAGAGGTGGGGGCAGGAGCAGTGGAGGGCTGCATACATTCATACAGCAGGaaaggagtaggagaggagagccagATTCACAGAGTTCAGCAGAGCCATTCAATTGAGAGTTGTAGATAAATTATTAAcagaatcactgacatgttgGAAACCCAATAATATTCATAAAACATCATTGATTGTGTCCATTGAGATATTAGTACCGTTGAGCCCGGGTTAAGCAATGTTACAAAATATCCTTTAATTTGAGCAGTACAATAGCATTAAGAATCAGATGAGAAAATAGCATTGTCTTgcagattaaaaaaatatattatatataaaaagGTAGAATAGAAATATGTGAGGTGAAGTTATCCAAATCATATTCAATGATGATCTATGACAAAAGTCAGGAAAAGCAATTCAACGATGTTCAGCACATGAATAAGAAACGCATCCTTTTCTTACTTCACAGAAACTGTATTGTGAAACCTAGAGTTAGTGAAGTTGGACACTTTCCCAATGCCCCTACCACTTCCCTGTTTGAGCAATGAGACCAAAGCTACAGAGAGTGAATGAGCAGATATGTTTGCTCTGCATTACCATCAACTTTACCGCATACTGAACCGTATTCCACGTTGTTCATCGAATTGTCACAACTAAGGAATTATACATGtttcttccacacacacacacaaagtccttACCTCCTCAGGCTGAATAGGTTCTCCCTCTAATGCTGCTGCAATCTGTGAACAAAGGAACAACCCCAGCGGAATTAAACCAGGCTGACAGACCGCATTAggaccagacagacaacagactgACATGGCCTGAGGACATTCAGTGACGGTTCATTTCAAAACCTCACCTTTGCTGCTAGCTCCTCCTTCTTATATCCCAAAAGCTCCAGGTATTTTCCACGAGCATCATTCTCAAAGTTCACCTGAAAACACCATTTCACTTTGGTAGTAAAAGAcacgcaaaaaaaaaaagacacgCAATACTGTAAAACTTTGTTTTAACACCACAAGTCCCCATCCTTACCTTCAGGAAGGACCAGACGGTCTTCTCAAACTCGTTCTGGGCCGAGTCCATCTTCTCCTGGCAGAAGTCAACGAAGCTGCCAGCAGCCAGTGTGGCCTGCAGCTGGGCAGAGCGCTCCAGGAAGGTCGTCTCCGTAATCACCTGACTAATGTGAACCACATGGGCCGTGGGCTGCTGAGGCTGTTGGGGGTTGGGCTTGATGTTCTCCAACGACACCAGCTTACCACCAAACTGGATTTtggcggagggggggggggggggggggggggggcaggaagtGAACTTATTAGCACCATTTCAACATATCGATAGAATGTCTttagtgagagagacaggaaccAGCAGCAAAGAGTTGCCAGGAGGTGAGCTGTAGTGTGTCACTGGGCGGTATCATCATACATCCATGCATACGGCTTGACAAAGATAGCAGAGAAATTAAGGCAGAGAAGGTAGTGACTCACAGCGAAGGAGGCCCCCACGGGCCTGCGGATCCACTTGGGGGGCTTTTTGaggggggtgatggtggtggaggcGGGCGGGGCCTGGGAAAGCTGCAGGGGGGGAAGGGTCTGACCCATCCCAAATGGATCCATATTGCCAAATGACGTGCTGATCTAGAACATAGACATGCCACAgaaagtaaaatatatattttttttctcctctttttTTAAATAGATTATGTATTCATTCACACAAAGTGTCTCCAATGATGGGCTAAAATTGAAGCGAGTTTCCACTCCAAATCTCAGAATTCGTTGGAACCGCGTATGTAACCCGAAATGACCAACATGGAGGCCAGTTTCCAACCTCAACAGTGTTCATATGTGAAACTGTTTACCCACCGTGTCTGCCTGTGTCTGGCTGAAAGCCTGGCTGCTGCCCCCCATGATGGAGTAGATGCTGATGTGTCCGTCGAAGGCTGCGGCCGACAGCACCGCCGGGTTCCTGGGACACCACTGGATGTCAAAGCACCACTGGGTACTGGTAGGCAGCTCATACAGCACCTGGAGATGAAACAGCAGACAGGAATGCCTTTCTGGTTACATGTCTCCGTAATGATAATTATTAGCAGTGTACTGTAGTTTGTAGTTAGGGACCATGCTAAGAATAgcgagaccacacacacacacacacactcacctcggCGGTGTTGGGGTTCCAGCAGAGGATTCGGTTGTCTTTCCCGCAGCTCAGTAGCAGCTCAGGGTCCGCCAGGCTCCAGGCGATGGCCAGGACACCCCTGACGAACACACATACCCCCCCCGCAGATTTAATTAGCATAATGTAATCCGATCACATCCGATCTAATGAACACTTGCAATTAGTTCTGACATGTCTTGGGTGTGCCCTTTTGTTAACAGTCACACCAGAGGAGCGTGTTCTGATCACTCCTTAAATAGCAGTCATCCCCATCTCCCAGAGACCTCTAGTAACCAAGAACAGATTCATACCGCAGTCACATTCCTACGTGGTTCTCTCACAGAGTTCAGCCTCAACGGCTGAACATGATTCCATCCAATACAAAAGGTTGGACCGTGACAGTCAGTGGTTTTGACATGACTTTCTCCACGACTGGATACCAGATTCATTTGAAGTCATAATTTACCGTGTGTGGTTCTCCAGGACTTTGAGAGGGGAGGTGGCAAAACGCAGGTCCCAGATCTGGATCACTGGCATCCTGTCATCCTCCGAGGCCAGCACCAGCTGAGTAGCTACCTCGGGGTTCCATTCTAGCCCAGAGCAGtgcatctgaacacacacaagTTATCTATTAATTTACTTATTATAATGAATGTGTGGTTCTCTTTCTGCCTGCCATCTGTCACGTGGTGTTAATACTATGCTTGTACCAATGGTTGGAATCAGTACAGGGAACAGAACCAAAAACAATTTTATGATTTGAGGAACAGAACCCGAACcgaaagtgatctatactgttccggaacagaaccgttAATTTAAAAGCAACGTTCAGGGcattttttttcagtttcacaaaaATCACAACAAAgtgcctatgcaaagccctcactctgtcactcaaatGTATTCCAGTGCCCAccagctgaaaatctttgccagtgtCTGCGCGTGTAGGCCACCTGCCCTCTGAAGCATaagttactgtagcctactgacgacATTGCAAGCGtaattcagaaattagggagaggtgtttaattagagaagaatggattTACTTTTTCAacgctagttaaggatactatagttatccCGTTTCACACGgcatttattaactacaaaaaaggCAAGGCGTGTTTTTAATTCCAgtgctgctctgcacacacaagctagTTAACTAACGTTTGCTCTGGTCCAACGTTAAACCAACACCGATGTTGAAAGAtattcaaagttcctccatagaagccgcTCCTCCGTAGGTGTAGCTCTGTGGGCCTGATTCAATAAGATGCCCTGCGCTTCAAGGCAAGCTTCCCCCATCCTTTCTCctcaaaaatgtattttgcatCTCACGCCCTACACGGTGGCTggcagcacagtgtgtgtgtgtctgtctttcatTATTATTAAACCATGCGGTTATGGCAAAATACTATTTGTTCTTAACGACTTTCCTATAGAGATTAAAAATGGCTAACCCGCTCCACAGCAAGCTTCTCTATccacactgattggtgaagtaatttaaatGTTGAGGtatatggaaaaataaatgtatatatttcagaggtttaaaaaaaaaggaaCAATGTAAATCGGAACCAGTTTATCATAACTTTATTTTGCCGGTCGGAAACAGTGGAACGAAacgagagaagaaaaaaaaataacacTTCTGGAAAATAAtcttggttccaacccctggtttgTACTAATGTCAGAAGCCTCAGACCGATTCGGTTGCCAATCCTGTGTCTGTCCCAAAATAAGTGGCAAGCTTTTAACTGAAGGCGCTAGGAATACTTCCCACCCCCAAAAGTTTACAGAAAGCTGCAGGCCAGGGAGAGGACTTTTAAACTGGAGATGAAAGTGGCAGACTGAGCCCTAAACAGCAGACGTGCTTTCCGGTACGTACCCTGTTGCTGTGGTCGCTGACTTTGATGATTAGGTCGTTCTTGCGGAGGTCCCAGATGGAGGCGCGGCCGCTGGGGCTGGCTGAGGCCAGGATGTGTTGGACCTGCCTGTTCCACGCCACACAGCTGATGTCCTCTAGAGGCTGAAATAAACAAAAAGCCTGCTCACTCAAATGTTCCTCTACTATCAAATTACCTGGGTGCCGGATCCTCGTAGACAAGATAACATGAACATTTTTAAGGAAAGCACTCCAAAAAAAAGGTAAATTGTGACTACTTATGGTTTCCTTAATTAACCACGCAGAGACACGTTCTGGTGCCATTGAGTCTTACCTGAGTTTTAGGGCCTGGTGTCATCGGGGAGCCAAAGTTGTTTAGGTCCCAGATGTAGATCTCTGATTCGTTACCTCCGGAAGCCACCAGGTTGTCCTGGGGAAGGGGAGACGGAAGTAATGATTTATCATCACTAGctaacatgggggggggggggggacaatgtaaAGTACAGTAACGAACAACGAGATACACTTGACAGAGTTGGCGGAACAGTCAACAAAGGTCAGTAGACCAAAACGTTAGTATTCCAATAAAACAAAAGCAAGACGTTCTCAAGTGAGTTGAGCAATATCTCAACGTGCATATTATGCACAGAAAAGTATCATGCCAAAGCGGTTAGTGAGAGCATAGTTACAGTTAGTTCGGTGTACCTACCTGGAAGGAGTTGACATCAAGGGCTCTAACTGGCCCGCTGTGTTTGTTACTCTGAGCGATGACAACGTCACCGTGTCCAGCAATGATCTTGGCCGGGTCGTAAAGGATGACGTCGCCGTTCTCTCCCCCTGCGATGAGCACTCCAGACGGGAGACCCTGTGCATCCATGCCGTGGGGACCCCACGCCAGCTTATGGTATCTGATTGAGTGTGATAAGAGCAGTCTGAGCTTTGACGTATGTTTTCTAAACCTACCCAAGAGTTGACTTGCTCTGATGCTTGTTGTACCCTTGTCAGAACCATTCACCAATCTTTGTTGATTGACTATACTTGTTGTTTTTCCAGTAACCTGAGCTTTAACCACTACAGTTTTCACAACTACGATTCCCTACCCGGGTTTACTATACTACCTGAGATACCTGAAGAAATATAATTTACTAAGAATCCTGTTGAAAGAaagggggctcccgagtggcgctgcggtctaaggcactgcatcttttggggcggcaggtagcctagtggttagagcgttggactagtaaccgaaaggttgcaagaacaaatcccagagctgacaagattaaaaaataaataaaaatgtgaaaataagaatttgttcttaactgacttgcctagttaaataaaaggtcaaataaaaatctcagtactagaggtgtcactacagaccatggttcgattccaggctgtatcacaaccagccgtgattgggagtcccatggggtggcgcacaattggcccagcgtcgtccgggttaggccgtcattgtaaataagaatttgtccttaactgacttgcctagttaaataaaaaataaaaaaactgggTTTGGGTTACAGCTAGTGCTAAGGTTTCActacctgtgagaggaggagtaTGCTCCACGGAGCTTCATgtccagagaaggctcggccagGTCCAGCTCAAAGATCTCCAGAGAGGCGGAGGTACTGAAGGAGGCATCCAGCTGCTGGGCTGACGTacctggacacagagacagacgggTGAGCAGTCAGCAATACCTGACCAGGTAGACGCACTAACAGGACAGCTGTTCAGACAACAAATATTAAACGAGTCAGTTTTCAAGGATATTCAAAAACTTGTGGCTCATGACGAGACTATGACTCCAACATAGAGAGGAGAATAGCTGCTCCTGCAGCTCAACTCTTTCTGAAATTTAATCTGGAAAATTGATGCATCACCCCTGTCAGTGCAACATGTACAGTTGGGGGTCTTGAATTATGGGATCCCTTGATGATAAGCAAAAAataatgtataaaataaataacacaaatactgagctatattgtatggaAAGACATTCTGGGAAATTATATTTAATACCAAaaaattgctcagagaaatagaTTGTGTAACAAATAATAACGGGGGGGAGGGTTAAAAATGATTGGATCCCGTTTTCAATATTCCAGCACCCTCCCCTTACGAGGATaacgacactgagcctttttataaaatgtttaatgagattggagaacacagtgggagggatcttagaccattccacAATACGGAATAAGGTTTTCAGTCGAGTTTAAgcctggagactgagatggccattgaaaAATGATGATTTttgttgtgtgcttagggtattgtcttgctggaagattcaCGTGAGGCCAAGTTccagccttctggcagaggcaCGCAAGGTGTTTGGCTAAAATGTTCTGGTATCATTCATGATACTGTTGACCTTAACAGGGGcaccaggaccagtggaagcaaaatagccccataacatcaaagatccttCCCCATATTTTACAGTTGAGATTAGGTATTTTCTGCATTGCTCTTTCAAAAGTCAAACACCCTGGTGTGCATGGCCAAATACCTTTATTTTTTATGACTATAGCACCGAtttcaatccaagtgccaatgccgttgAGCAAACTCAAGgcagtgctatggtcagatgacatgaaaatagagctctttggccacgcacacgaACGCCCGAGTTGGCCTTCAAAAGAACGCATATGCAGAAAATACCTACTTCCGGTCGTCAAATATGTCCGAGATTCTCAGTAAAGTGTACAAAAGATACCTGCTGCCAGGTACACAGGATGGTGCTGTGCTGGGCTCCAGCTCTGGATGGCCGTGCGGTTGATCTCTTTGAGCTTCATTCTGATGGGGAGAAAACAACCCAAACAAGAA harbors:
- the sec31a gene encoding protein transport protein Sec31A isoform X11, translated to MERMKLKEINRTAIQSWSPAQHHPVYLAAGTSAQQLDASFSTSASLEIFELDLAEPSLDMKLRGAYSSSHRYHKLAWGPHGMDAQGLPSGVLIAGGENGDVILYDPAKIIAGHGDVVIAQSNKHSGPVRALDVNSFQDNLVASGGNESEIYIWDLNNFGSPMTPGPKTQPLEDISCVAWNRQVQHILASASPSGRASIWDLRKNDLIIKVSDHSNRMHCSGLEWNPEVATQLVLASEDDRMPVIQIWDLRFATSPLKVLENHTRGVLAIAWSLADPELLLSCGKDNRILCWNPNTAEVLYELPTSTQWCFDIQWCPRNPAVLSAAAFDGHISIYSIMGGSSQAFSQTQADTISTSFGNMDPFGMGQTLPPLQLSQAPPASTTITPLKKPPKWIRRPVGASFAFGGKLVSLENIKPNPQQPQQPTAHVVHISQVITETTFLERSAQLQATLAAGSFVDFCQEKMDSAQNEFEKTVWSFLKVNFENDARGKYLELLGYKKEELAAKIAAALEGEPIQPEEPSTAPAPTSVPEPEADPGPEPEVDLQAVPVFDPTSTMPSLQSAVQLDLAPPVSTLQPLADPGLPPEDPFDLIAAANLQPAAEVELTPAPEAEDPFDLIAATNLQPAAEVELSPAPEAEDPFDLIAAANLQPAAEVELSPAPEAEDPFDLIAATNLQPAAEVELTPALEPEAEDPFDLIAAANLQPAAEVEVTGRLEPLAAEVDLTEGLGAEPIAQEEMPVNEEIPLEEEAAPPAEASLPGEAPVPEGIKLRVSQGVDGLITQALLTGDFQGAVELCLHDNRMADSIILAIAGGAELLEKTQRKYFTKTHSKITKLISAVVMRDWRDVLQTCELQNWKEALAAVMTYAQPEEFSSLCDLLGCRLEAVEDCTLQAQACLCYICAGNVEKLVTCWTRAQDRHCPLSLQDLVEKVVVLRKAVEQNQESDPCAVGLLLGEKMSQYASLLASQGSLTNAIAYLPQNTEQVAVQQLRDRLSRALGQQAPAAAPVAQLPSPQPTAAQPRQLFTPAQPSMVTQQPALAPVPAAATAPQQYYQPVRSASTVTSWSNQTPTALPSVPPPHLGPATTEPQVQPTPPMYGMPPSGSAAPPASSSAAYPPMYSHQYQPYPPASQYNLGTGGPAIYSPLQYSAPPPPSFSSSSPQAPAPGFMPQYTQQPLYPPPSMGQPVSSAPPFSPPPLSSGASFQHGGPGSPASYMPPLPPTGSSEGYNPDTTCFMEGEGPQNGWNDPPTLSRVPKKKKVPENYTPPSPIMAPIFSPLGAGDPQQPPYMPPGQAQNQAPYQGMQQQMAPPPMNPGMLKTRGGSVEGAPGAPTGDTIQPLQSIPAEKITMKPIPDEHLVLKNTFEGLIHKCLAAATDPQTKRKLDDANKRLEALYDKLREQTLSPAIIGGLHNMVQCIESRSYVESLNIHTHIVSSSNFSETSAFMPVLKVVLTQANKLGV
- the sec31a gene encoding protein transport protein Sec31A isoform X14, with product MERMKLKEINRTAIQSWSPAQHHPVYLAAGTSAQQLDASFSTSASLEIFELDLAEPSLDMKLRGAYSSSHRYHKLAWGPHGMDAQGLPSGVLIAGGENGDVILYDPAKIIAGHGDVVIAQSNKHSGPVRALDVNSFQDNLVASGGNESEIYIWDLNNFGSPMTPGPKTQPLEDISCVAWNRQVQHILASASPSGRASIWDLRKNDLIIKVSDHSNRMHCSGLEWNPEVATQLVLASEDDRMPVIQIWDLRFATSPLKVLENHTRGVLAIAWSLADPELLLSCGKDNRILCWNPNTAEVLYELPTSTQWCFDIQWCPRNPAVLSAAAFDGHISIYSIMGGSSQAFSQTQADTISTSFGNMDPFGMGQTLPPLQLSQAPPASTTITPLKKPPKWIRRPVGASFAFGGKLVSLENIKPNPQQPQQPTAHVVHISQVITETTFLERSAQLQATLAAGSFVDFCQEKMDSAQNEFEKTVWSFLKVNFENDARGKYLELLGYKKEELAAKIAAALEGEPIQPEEEAAPPAEASLPGEAPVPEGIKLRVSQGVDGLITQALLTGDFQGAVELCLHDNRMADSIILAIAGGAELLEKTQRKYFTKTHSKITKLISAVVMRDWRDVLQTCELQNWKEALAAVMTYAQPEEFSSLCDLLGCRLEAVEDCTLQAQACLCYICAGNVEKLVTCWTRAQDRHCPLSLQDLVEKVVVLRKAVEQNQESDPCAVGLLLGEKMSQYASLLASQGSLTNAIAYLPQNTEQVAVQQLRDRLSRALGQQAPAAAPVAQLPSPQPTAAQPRQLFTPAQPSMVTQQPALAPVPAAATAPQQYYQPVRSASTVTSWSNQTPTALPSVPPPHLGPATTEPQVQPTPPMYGMPPSGSAAPPASSSAAYPPMYSHQYQPYPPASQYNLGTGGPAIYSPLQYSAPPPPSFSSSSPQAPAPGFMPQYTQQPLYPPPSMGQPVSSAPPFSPPPLSSGASFQHGGPGSPASYMPPLPPTGSSEGYNPDTTCFMEGEGPQNGWNDPPTLSRVPKKKKVPENYTPPSPIMAPIFSPLGAGDPQQPPYMPPGQAQNQAPYQGMQQQMAPPPMNPGMLKTRGGSVEGAPGAPTGDTIQPLQSIPAEKITMKPIPDEHLVLKNTFEGLIHKCLAAATDPQTKRKLDDANKRLEALYDKLREQTLSPAIIGGLHNMVQCIESRSYVESLNIHTHIVSSSNFSETSAFMPVLKVVLTQANKLGV